The Deinococcus sp. KNUC1210 nucleotide sequence AGCCGCAGCCGCCCGGAGCTGGCAACCGAGCTGCGGCCCCAGTGGGAAGCGGCGCTGAAGTGGATGATGGAGGACGGCGACCCCGACCAGGATCTGCTGATCGAATACACCCCGCACGAGCAGGGCATTCGCAATCAGGTCTGGAAGGACAGCGGCGACAGCACCTTCAACGAGGACGGCGAGGACGCCGAGGGAAACATCGCGGTGGTCGAGGTGCAGGGCTACGCCTACGCCGCGTATCTGGCGGGCGCACATCTGGCCCGCGTGGTGGGTGACAACGACCACGCCCAGTTCTATACCGACCGCGCCCGCAAGCTGCGCGAGAAGTTTCAGGAGAGCTTCTGGTGGCCCGAACGCGGCTACTACGCCCACGCCCTGGACGGCAACAAACGCCCGCTGAAGGTGCTGGTCAGCAACCCGGCCCACACGCTCTGGACGGGCATCATTCCGCCGGAACATGCAGGCGCGGTGGTGGGCGCGGCGCTGAGCGACGAACTGTATTCCGGCTGGGGCCTGAGAACGCTGGGCACCCAGGAACCCAGGTACAACCCGGTGTCCTATCACAACGGCTCGGTCTGGCCGCACGATACCGCCGTGTTTGCGCTGGGCCTGGAGCGCTACGGCTACGAGCAGGAAGCCCGCCGCGTGGCCCGCGACCTGTTCGACGCCGCGCTGTGGGCCGACGACGCCCGCCTGCCGGAACTGTTCGCCGGATTTGCCCGCGAGGACGGTCCCCCGGTCCCCTACCCCGCCGCCTGCCACCCGCAGGGCTGGGACGCCGCCATTCCGCTGGCCCTGGCGCACCTGATCGCCGAACGTATCCCGGTGCCGGAGCACGAAGTTTAGGAGACAACGCAAGGAAAAACAGCCTGGACGCCGCCGAGCATCCAGGCTGTTTCTTTGGCTGGTCTGGGCACACACGGTTCCCGCTGCGGGTCGTACTCTAAGCTGCGGGCATGACCCGCCCTGCGCTCCCCACGCGCCAGCAGGCCGAAGCGCTGCTGCTGGACGCCGAAGCCATGAACCCCGGCCCCTGGGCGGCGCATTCGCGCTTCGTGGCGCAGGCAGCGGCGGCGATTGCTGCCGAGCATCCAGACCTCGACCCCCAGCGGGCCTTTGTGCTGGGGCTGCTGCACGACTTCGGGCGGCGCACCGGGCCGAACCGGGATCGGCATATTCTGGACGGTTACGACGGACTCTCGGCGCTGGGCCACCACGACGCCGCCCGCATCGCCCTGACACATTCGTTTCCCCGGCAACAGATGGACGACCTGCTCGGGGCATGGGACGGCACAGAGCAGGAGTGGAAGCGCCTGGCAACGCTGCTGGCAGGCGTCCAGTACACCGAAGAAGACCGCCTGATCCAGCTCTGCGACCTGCTGGCACTTCCACAGGGGTGCTGCATCCTCGAACAGCGGCTGGTGGATATCGCGCGGCGCTACGGCCTCCCGCCACAGACGCTGCCCAAGTGGGAGGCCTGTTTCGCACTCAAAACCCATTTCGATGCAGCGACTGGCAACAACATCTATCGCCTGCTGCCCGGTCTTGTCGAAATGGTGCTGGGCTAGCGGGCGGCTGAGCTAAAGCTTCACCACATCTACTCCGGCCCTTGCCCGCGCTGCCGCTGGCAGAGAGTCGCGGGCATTCAGTACGTGTCCGTCTCGGCGCACCTCGGCGGTGAGCGACAGGTCGAGGGCGGCGTGCAGCCAGCCGGGAACGTTCATCTGCCCTGCCGCCACGATGCCGGTTTCGGGCAGCCCGTTATCGGCGGGGGCGTAGATCGCGGGCGCACCCACCGCCGTCTCGATGGCATACGACCAAGGCGCGTCGGCCAGACAGGGCGCGTGGACGGCATACACCTGATGTTCCAGGGCGCGGGCCATGCTGCCCACCCGCACGCGGTGATAGCCGTGATTCGAGCCGGTAAAACTGGGAACCAGCAGCACCTCTATCCCCGCTGCCACCTGAAGCGCCGCGAAGTCGGGAAATTCGCTGTCATAGCAGATATTGACGCCGATGCGCCCCAGTTCGGTCTCGAAGACGTGCAGCCCCTCGCCCGCCTCCACACCCCATTCCTCGGCCTCGAAGCGCGTCATCATCTGCTTGTCCTGAAAGCGGTAGGTGCCGTCTGGGGCGAAGAAGAAGGCACGATTGACGAAATGCCCGGCAGCAGCCTCGGCGGGAAAGCTGGCAGCCAGCAGATACACACCGTGCTGCCGACTCAGGCGAGCATGCACCTCCAGAAACCCCGGCAGCAGCGCCTGAAGATCGGGCAACTGCGCCCGCACGTCGTCCCAGAGGTGCGCGGGCAGCAGGCTGACGAGTTCCAGACTGGCATATTCCGGCAGCACCAGCAGACGTGCGCCGCCCGCGACTCCCTGGGCGACAAAGGCGCTGAGCTTGGCCTCGTATTCGTCCCAGTGGGCCAACTGGCTGACCGGATAGGCGGCGGCGGCGAGGTGAAGAATGGTCATGTCAGCTCCTTGAGCCAGAAGGTCATGGGTTTGGGCGATTCGTGGGCTTCATCCAGATCCTGCCAGCCCAGAAAGGCCCGCAGATCGCCGCGCCGCTGATAGCCCCGCGCCTTCCAGAATTCATCGAGCGGAACATACCCGGCGGGTCGCCGTGGATGCTGGGCGGGCCTGTCCACCGCGCAGAAGGTGGCGGTGCGGTAGCCGAGTTCGCGCCCGCGCCGCTCGCGCTCGGCAAAGAAGCGCACACCCAGGCCGCGCCCCCGGTAGTCGGGCAGCAGCACGCTTTCGGCCAGATACCAGAACTCTATGGCAGGCAGCCCCGCCGCCTCGAAGGGCGCACGCAGTTCCGGCAGTTCGGCGCTCAGCGGCAGGGCGCTCGACGCGCCGACCACCTCCCCCGCCTGGGTGCGGACCAACACCACCAGACTGTCTGGCGCGTCCAGATACGTCTGGAGATAGTGCGTCTCGTAGGCCTCGTCGCCCGCATACAGGTAAGGAAACTCGCGGAACACGTGCACGCGCAGCCGCGACAGCGCGGGAATGGCCGAAGCGATCTGCGGACCGCTCAGAACCTCGACTGTCAGTCCGCCGAACTCCGGCCCGGCGAAGTCAGCCACCGACCTGCCGAATCCAGTCCTGAAGATCGTAATAGTTGGTGATACGGGCAATACTGCCGCCGCGCAGCTCGAAGAACGCACCGCCCGGCAGCACGTACCGCTGTCCGTTCGCTTCGGGCAGGCCGCTGTCGGTAGCGATATATTCGCCGTGCACCACGTATTCGGCAGCGGCGCGGGTGCCGTCCTCGTTCGCCATGATCACAATGTCTCGCAGCTCTTCGCGGTAGCTGGCATCCATGCGCGTCATGAAGGCGGCGAACGCTTCCCGGCCCGTCTCGCGCCCGCTCTGGTTCAGGTCGTGCGCCACGTCGTCGGTCAGGAGAGCCGTCATGGCGGCGCGGTCACGGGCATTGAAGGCCGCGTAGTAAGCACGAATCAGGTCAATGGCTGCTTGCATGGCCTCCATTCAAGCAGATTCGCGGAGCAAACACCGCAAGACAGACCGCAGGAGGACTCGCTCTACAGCCCTTCCGGCTCCAGCAGCATAGCCCCGTCGCTCTCGAAGGCCTCGCAGTAGCGCCGCCGCCCCAGCGTGCCCCAGTACATCAGCCGGGCGCGGCGACGCTCGATGATCTCCGGGGTGACGGTTTCCGAGATGGCAGCCCCGGAAAACTGGCTGACATGGGCACGAATCGCCGCCTCCCACTGCGGCAGCACGTCTTCGACATCGATCAGCACGTTGGCGGCAATATCGGCGTTGCCCTGATACAGCAGCACCCGCGAGACCCGGTGGGCCGCCCCCGGCACCTCGGCGCGGGCGAGCTGCGCCAGATGAATGGCCCGCTTGGTCAGGTGGTACGCCCCGAAATGATCGGGATGACGATCCAGATAATGCGGCACCACCAGCACACGCGGGCGTGTCAGCCGCAGGGCCACCGCCAGGGCACGCGCCTGCTCGGGAATGTCCATCAGGCCGCCGTCGGGCAGCTCCAGTTGACCCCGCCAGCTCAGGCCCAGCACCTGCGCCGCTGCCACACATTCGGCCTCGCGGGTGTCCGGGTCGCCCAGCGTGCCGCCCTCGCCGCGCGTCAGTTCCAGAATGCCGGTGCGCTTGCCTGCCCGCGCCAGACGCAGCAGCGTACCGCCCACACCAATCTCGGCGTCGTCCGGATGAGGGGCCAGGGCCAGCCAGTCGAGCGGCTGCGGAGTGGAAGTGCCGTAGGTGGTGTACATGGGTTGAGCAGCAGTGTAATGGTCAGAGCACCCGGCAGGCGAGAGCCGCCACCTTGCCCAAAACACCATGAAAAAACGCCGGAAGGTTCAGCCTCCGGCGTGTTCGTGGGAAAATGCTGCTCAGTCGCTGGCGACTTCGAGGATCTGGCGACCGTCGTAGTAACCGCAGCTTCCGCAGACGTGGTGCTGAAGCTTCTTGGCGTGGCAGTGGGGGCACTCGACCAGGTTGGGAGCGGTCAGGGCGTGGTGGCTGCGGCGCATGTCGCGCTTGCTCTTGCTGGTCTTCTTCTTGGGGACTGGGTGCTTGGACATGGGGGGTTCTCCTGTGCGCTCCGGCAGCAGTCAGGCTGCAACCTCTGGCTCTGCGGGCGTCTACGCTTCACTCCGGCGGTGGCCTGAAGCAAGGCAACAGGAGGGAGTATAGCACACGCTGCGGGCAACGCTAGCGCCTGCCGCCGCCTCTTCCGCCGCCGGGCGGCCCCTTCTTCACGCCTGCGTAGCGGTTGCGTTCCTTGCGCCGCACTGCACTCGCACTGGGTTTGACAGCCGGGCCACGCAGCCCCTGCTGGCGCATCGCTCCCGGCGTATCCAGAATCAGGATGCGGGCGAAGGGAATATACAGGGCAAACACCACGATGGCGCTGCCCCACCACGTCGCCACGTAGGGCCGCAGCGGCGTGAGAGACAGCAGCGTATTGATCAGCGTCACGGCCAGCAGAAACAGCACGAAGCGGGCGGCGATGCGGCCAATCTTGGAAGCGGTGTAGGTGCTCGAAGGATCGGGGGTGGTCAGCCAGCGCCAGATGTTCATGCCTGCTCCTCGGGCAGCGTCGCGCCCACCTGTCGCCGCAGGGTCTCCAGCGCTGTCCAGTCGCTCTGACCCGGCTCGATTCCCAGCACCGCGGCGGGCTTGCGTCCGGCCTTTGCCATGCGGCTCAGGGCGCGTTCCCAGGCAGCGTCGCGCTGCGGGTACACATACAGAAAGCCGCGCACCGCACTCTTGCCTTCCAGCAGCCCCTGTGCGCCGTTCAGCCAGCGCTGCCCGGCGGGAGCGTCACCGAAGCGCTCGGCCCGCTCCTGAATCTGCTCCGGGGGCAGGTCGGTGGCGTACACCGGATGCAGCCCCAGCCCCGCGAACTGCTGTCTCAGCGGGCCGCTCAGATACGGGTCGTTCAGCAGGGCGGGCGGCCCCAGCACAGCCACCGTCTGCTTCGAGGCCACGCTCAGCGGCGGCATGCTGGCTTTGAGCGGCTGGGCGAGCGGCCTCACGCGCTCCAGCGCAAGCCGCACAGTGCCGCCGTTGTGGGTCAGACGCTGCCCCAGTTCCTGTGCGGCACTCAGCAGCGCAGCACCCTCCTGCGGCACCAGTTGCAGGGCAGGCAGCCCGCTGATGCGGCGCGGCAGCAGTTCATCCAGCGCCTCGCCCCAGGCATCCTGCGACACTGGCAGCAGCTGGGGTGTCAGCAGCAGATCACTGCGCTGCAACTCCAGAACCTGCCCCAGCAACGCCTGAACATGTGCGCCCTCGCCGGGCAGACTCTCTCGCCCCAGCTCATAGACTTCCTGCGGGGACAGAGCGGGCAATGCCACCTCGATCCCCAACTCACGCAGAAACGCCGCCCAGAACTGCTGCGGGCGTGCGCCAAAACTTCCGATCAGACCGACCTTCATCAGGGCAGTCTACAGGAAGGCTTAAGGCCCGTCGCGTGTGCCCTGTGCAACCGCCCCAGAGGAGCTGAGGAGAGCGGTGCTGGCTCCTGCTCTACCGCTCCCCGCCCTCCTGCCATCTGTAGTCGCCGCTCTTGCCGCCGCTCTTGGCCAGCAGCCGCACGCCCTCGATGGCAATGGCCTTGCTCGCCGCCTTGAGCATGTCGTAGACGTTCAGCGCCGCCACACTCACTGACGTCAGCGCTTCCATCTCGACGCCCGTCTGCCCGGCGGTCTTGACGGTGGCCTGAATTCGCACGCCTCGCGGCAGCAACTCCACGTCCATCTCGACGCCGCTGATCGGCAGGGGATGACACAGCAGCACCAGTTCGGCGGTGCGTTTGGCTCCCAGAATGCCCGCGAGCCGCGCCACCGTCAGCGGGTCGCCCTTGGCGTTCTGTCCGCCTTCCAGCGCGGCCCTGGCGTTGGGCGGCAGAATCACCCAGGCTTCGGCAGTGGCGCTGCGGGCGGTGCTGGCCTTGCCGCCCACATCCACCATGCGCGGCTGACCGTCGGCAAAGTGTGTCAGCTCATTCATGCGCTGGCCCGCTTATTCATCCGGCAGGTTCAGGCCTTGCAGCGCCGCGAAGGGATTCTGGTGCGCGTGCTGGCTGCCTTCCGGCACACCCAGTTCGGTGGCGTGTTCCTGCTCGATGGGCACGGCGGCGCTGTGTTCGCACGGCCCCTCGTTCAGATCGTGGCCGCAGACCTGACACAGCCCCTTGCAGTCGGGATCGTGCAGCACGCTCAGGGGCGCACTCAGCAGCGCCATCTCGGCAAGGTAGCTGCTCAGATCGAGGTCGGGATTGCCGAAGACCAGCAGTTCCTCGCCGCTGTCGGCCTCTTCCAGAAACGGTTCCTGCACAGCGGGGCGGTACTGCATCAGGGTGCCGAGTTTCAGATCGAGGGGCACGGTGACCGGTTTCAGGCAGCGCGAACATTCCTGATCGAGGGTCGGCTCGAAGTATCCCTGGAGCCACAGTTCATTGCCCTCCAGCGGGTTGACATCGATGCCGTAAGGAGCGGGCACAGCAAAGCGCAGCGTCTGGGGCCTGCCGGCCTGCTCGTAATGAAGTTCCTGAACCTCGCCGCTGACACTGGCATCTCCAGAGCCGCGCAGCAGGCTGCCGAGGTGAATTCTTGGGGTGTCGTCGTTCATGACAGCATGATAGGGCGAGCGGCCCCTTCGCAGAGGCAAGCGCTCACGTTAGCAAAGCGACTGCACAAAAAATGCAGTATGCAGACCGATATGCATCCCGGCACCGCTCCTGCCCGCTGTCAGGCAGGGCCGCTGACACAGACGGCATCAAATTGCACCCGTAAGGCATAGCCCGGCCCGGGCCTTACGCTGATGACATGGACATTTCAATTCTGGGGATTCCGATGGATCTGGGAGCCGGGCGACGCGGCGTGGACATGGGGCCGGGGGCACTCCGCAACGCCCGCCTGAATGCTGCGCTGCGCGAACTGGGCCACCGTGTTCACGATCTGGGCGACGTCGCCGTGACCATTCCCGAAACGGTGGACCGCCTGGAATCGCAGGGCCTGATCTTCAAGGACAGCATTCTGAACGCCTGCACCGAGAGCTACCGGCGGCTGAGTGCGCTGGGGCCGGAAGTCTTTCCGATCAGCATCGGCGGCGATCACAGCATGAGCATGGGCACCGTGCCGGGCGCGTCGCAGGGCAAACGCACCGGCCTGATCTGGGTCGATGCCCACACCGATTACAACACCCCCGGCAGCAGTCCCAGCGGCAACATCCACGGCATGCCCGTCGCGCACCTGACCGGTCTGGGCGATCCGCAGCTCAGCAGCATCGGGGGAGCGGGCTGGCGCGTCGATCCCTCGGAGATCGTGATGATCGGGATTCGCAGCGTGGACACGGCTGAACGCCAACTGGTGCGCGACGCGGGCATCAAGGTCTACACCATGAAGGATGTCGATCAGCTGGGCATCTCGCGGATTGCCCATGAAACGCTGGAACGCCTGAGCGGGGTCGAGCGGCTGCACGTCTCGTTCGACGCCGACGCCCTCGACCCGACCCTCTGCCCCGGCGTGGGCACACCCGTTCCCGGTGGCCTCAGCTACCGCGAGGGCCACCTGCTGATGGAACTCTTTGCCGAGTCGAGGCGTGTGACCAGCCTCGATATCGTGGAAGTCAATCCGACGCTCGATACCCGCAACGCCACCGCCGAAGTGATGGTGGGCATGGCAGCGAGCCTGCTGGGGCAGCAGATCCTGTAAAAAACGTGTTGACCGCCAGATTGCAGCAGTCAACACGCATAGCGCTTTGGTGAAAACGGAGTCTTCAGCCCAGAACTTACGAATCTGAGCTCGTGACGAACAGGGTCTTGCTGCCGACAGCCTTGCCATTATCGGTAAAGGAAAGCTCGGCTATCTCGCTGCCAACTGCTCCGACGGGCAGCGTGATCTTGTAGATCACCCGGACCTGATTGTAATAGCGCACATCAATCGAACTGTTGCTGGTCGAGGTCTTCACGATATTCTTGCGAACCCAGGCCTGAGCAAGACTGACATCCCAGCCCGCAGGCAGACCGGATACCTTCATTCCCAGCCAGGGTGCAATATTCTCAGGGGAGCGCACATCGCCCGTCGTATTTTGATTGTAAGTGGCAAAATCGATCTTGACCGCATCAAAGCGGTCATCGTCGATATCGAAAGCCGACTGGTTATAGATGTACTGGACATACACGGTCTTTCCAGCAATACCTTTCGCAGCAGTCGTGGTCGAATCTGCGATATAGGGTGAACCCTGACTGCCCATCACCGCAGGCGCACACGAGGCAAATAACAGGCTTGTACTCAGAATGGCGATCATCCTCATTTTATTCATCACAAATTTTTCTATAGCACATTTTTCGGGTAACAGTATGCTCAATTGACCACCTATCATCCCGTTCTGTTTCTCGGCAGTGAGCGGCAGCCTACACTTGTCCCATGACGCGTCTGCTTCCTCGCCGTCCTCAGCGCCGCCGAGGGCTCCTGTGGCTGCTCTCAGGCCTGCTGCTGATCGGTGGCCTGTATACGGTCTTCCGCGTACAGCTCAGCGTTCCGCCTGCCAGAGCGCTGGCTGCCGGGCACGACCTGCTGACCATGCGCCGGGTGCTGGCAGTGGTGGCACATCCCGACGATCTGGAATGGTACCTCGGCGGGACACTGCGGCGGCTGACCGAACAGGGTGCCCGCGTCGTGGTGATTGTCGCTACCGACGGCGAGAAGGGGCCAAACCGCACGGGTGCCACGGATCTGGCCGCCACCCGGCGCGCTGAACAGGCCGCTGCCGGACGTGTGCTTGGGTACACCCGCATCTATTCGCTGGGACTGCCCGACCGGGGCGCGTCGCAGGGCCCGCGCCTGCTGGCAGAGGTGCAGCGCATCTATGCCCAGGAGCAGCCCCAGGCGGTCTTCGTCTTCGACCCCGCCCTTCCCGCTCTCCC carries:
- a CDS encoding HD domain-containing protein — protein: MTRPALPTRQQAEALLLDAEAMNPGPWAAHSRFVAQAAAAIAAEHPDLDPQRAFVLGLLHDFGRRTGPNRDRHILDGYDGLSALGHHDAARIALTHSFPRQQMDDLLGAWDGTEQEWKRLATLLAGVQYTEEDRLIQLCDLLALPQGCCILEQRLVDIARRYGLPPQTLPKWEACFALKTHFDAATGNNIYRLLPGLVEMVLG
- a CDS encoding carbon-nitrogen hydrolase family protein, translated to MTILHLAAAAYPVSQLAHWDEYEAKLSAFVAQGVAGGARLLVLPEYASLELVSLLPAHLWDDVRAQLPDLQALLPGFLEVHARLSRQHGVYLLAASFPAEAAAGHFVNRAFFFAPDGTYRFQDKQMMTRFEAEEWGVEAGEGLHVFETELGRIGVNICYDSEFPDFAALQVAAGIEVLLVPSFTGSNHGYHRVRVGSMARALEHQVYAVHAPCLADAPWSYAIETAVGAPAIYAPADNGLPETGIVAAGQMNVPGWLHAALDLSLTAEVRRDGHVLNARDSLPAAARARAGVDVVKL
- a CDS encoding GNAT family N-acetyltransferase, giving the protein MADFAGPEFGGLTVEVLSGPQIASAIPALSRLRVHVFREFPYLYAGDEAYETHYLQTYLDAPDSLVVLVRTQAGEVVGASSALPLSAELPELRAPFEAAGLPAIEFWYLAESVLLPDYRGRGLGVRFFAERERRGRELGYRTATFCAVDRPAQHPRRPAGYVPLDEFWKARGYQRRGDLRAFLGWQDLDEAHESPKPMTFWLKELT
- a CDS encoding ketosteroid isomerase-related protein, with translation MQAAIDLIRAYYAAFNARDRAAMTALLTDDVAHDLNQSGRETGREAFAAFMTRMDASYREELRDIVIMANEDGTRAAAEYVVHGEYIATDSGLPEANGQRYVLPGGAFFELRGGSIARITNYYDLQDWIRQVGG
- a CDS encoding PIG-L family deacetylase produces the protein MYTTYGTSTPQPLDWLALAPHPDDAEIGVGGTLLRLARAGKRTGILELTRGEGGTLGDPDTREAECVAAAQVLGLSWRGQLELPDGGLMDIPEQARALAVALRLTRPRVLVVPHYLDRHPDHFGAYHLTKRAIHLAQLARAEVPGAAHRVSRVLLYQGNADIAANVLIDVEDVLPQWEAAIRAHVSQFSGAAISETVTPEIIERRRARLMYWGTLGRRRYCEAFESDGAMLLEPEGL
- the rpmF gene encoding 50S ribosomal protein L32, with the protein product MSKHPVPKKKTSKSKRDMRRSHHALTAPNLVECPHCHAKKLQHHVCGSCGYYDGRQILEVASD
- the moaC gene encoding cyclic pyranopterin monophosphate synthase MoaC produces the protein MNELTHFADGQPRMVDVGGKASTARSATAEAWVILPPNARAALEGGQNAKGDPLTVARLAGILGAKRTAELVLLCHPLPISGVEMDVELLPRGVRIQATVKTAGQTGVEMEALTSVSVAALNVYDMLKAASKAIAIEGVRLLAKSGGKSGDYRWQEGGER
- a CDS encoding DUF177 domain-containing protein — translated: MNDDTPRIHLGSLLRGSGDASVSGEVQELHYEQAGRPQTLRFAVPAPYGIDVNPLEGNELWLQGYFEPTLDQECSRCLKPVTVPLDLKLGTLMQYRPAVQEPFLEEADSGEELLVFGNPDLDLSSYLAEMALLSAPLSVLHDPDCKGLCQVCGHDLNEGPCEHSAAVPIEQEHATELGVPEGSQHAHQNPFAALQGLNLPDE
- the rocF gene encoding arginase, with the protein product MDISILGIPMDLGAGRRGVDMGPGALRNARLNAALRELGHRVHDLGDVAVTIPETVDRLESQGLIFKDSILNACTESYRRLSALGPEVFPISIGGDHSMSMGTVPGASQGKRTGLIWVDAHTDYNTPGSSPSGNIHGMPVAHLTGLGDPQLSSIGGAGWRVDPSEIVMIGIRSVDTAERQLVRDAGIKVYTMKDVDQLGISRIAHETLERLSGVERLHVSFDADALDPTLCPGVGTPVPGGLSYREGHLLMELFAESRRVTSLDIVEVNPTLDTRNATAEVMVGMAASLLGQQIL
- a CDS encoding PIG-L deacetylase family protein produces the protein MTRLLPRRPQRRRGLLWLLSGLLLIGGLYTVFRVQLSVPPARALAAGHDLLTMRRVLAVVAHPDDLEWYLGGTLRRLTEQGARVVVIVATDGEKGPNRTGATDLAATRRAEQAAAGRVLGYTRIYSLGLPDRGASQGPRLLAEVQRIYAQEQPQAVFVFDPALPALPYLHPDHQGSARIVLDFWKNLGAGRPPVYLFQTRRPDVAVDISSVIDLKARALAQHVTQNGGSAGMMPRLFAGDGRQVGVSYAELFRQLR